One genomic window of Polyangium aurulentum includes the following:
- a CDS encoding PTS sugar transporter subunit IIA, with translation MGVLDILSADNVSVSNKAEGVVRSKADALRRLAALLARGVPVPVDDIERVLVEREKLQSTGVGGGVAIPHGAIEGLERHVGAVLLCPDPIDFDAIDGAPVSILFAVIGPKRAAGEHLKTLARVSRLLRDDEFRKRLLGAPSGADAFHLIAVEGRTTS, from the coding sequence ATGGGAGTTCTCGACATCCTGTCTGCGGACAACGTCTCGGTGTCGAACAAGGCCGAAGGCGTCGTGCGATCCAAGGCCGATGCGCTCCGCCGGCTCGCAGCGCTGCTCGCGCGAGGCGTGCCCGTGCCGGTCGATGACATCGAGCGCGTGCTCGTCGAGCGCGAGAAGCTTCAGTCGACGGGCGTGGGCGGCGGCGTCGCCATCCCTCACGGTGCGATCGAGGGGCTCGAGCGCCACGTCGGCGCCGTCCTTCTCTGCCCCGACCCGATCGACTTCGACGCCATCGACGGCGCGCCCGTCTCGATCCTCTTCGCCGTCATCGGCCCCAAGCGCGCGGCCGGCGAGCACCTGAAGACCCTCGCGCGCGTCTCGCGCCTGCTGCGCGACGACGAGTTCCGAAAGCGCCTGCTCGGAGCCCCGAGCGGCGCCGACGCTTTCCACCTCATCGCCGTCGAGGGGCGGACGACTTCATGA
- the hprK gene encoding HPr(Ser) kinase/phosphatase, translating to MSVRDLIADPGLGVELSVLAGEAGLDRLIEHTRIQKSGLALVGHFHGIVASRIQILGQTEVSFLHRLPPAERTRALEGFFGRNLSCVVVTQGGRGDVDGSTEGFLPVPELGTCAEASGTPLLLSSVRSSVTITALHALLDDRLAPRVRMHGVLVDVFGVGVLLVGSSAIGKSECALDLVMRGHRLVADDVVECDYRPPGMVFGAPAQLLRHHLEVRGLGILNVKDLFGVTAIRERKRIDVVVKLVEWSHDTEYDRLGLDDRHHAILGVRVRELVLPVRPGRDMASIIEVAARNELLKNAGHHAAREFFGNLEGTLLGDRPHDESAMPPPVRAGDTLPSFSRSVPSSEFPTGGMIPRRNR from the coding sequence GTGTCGGTCCGCGATCTGATCGCCGACCCCGGGCTCGGCGTGGAGCTGTCGGTGCTCGCGGGAGAGGCGGGCCTCGATCGCCTCATCGAGCACACGCGCATCCAGAAGTCGGGGCTCGCGCTCGTCGGGCACTTCCACGGCATCGTCGCCTCGCGCATCCAGATCCTCGGGCAGACCGAGGTGTCGTTCCTGCACCGGCTGCCGCCCGCCGAGCGCACGCGCGCGCTCGAGGGCTTCTTCGGGCGCAACCTGAGCTGCGTGGTGGTCACGCAGGGGGGCCGCGGCGATGTCGACGGCTCGACCGAAGGGTTCCTCCCCGTGCCCGAGCTCGGCACGTGCGCAGAGGCCTCGGGGACGCCGCTCTTGCTCTCGTCGGTGCGATCGAGCGTCACCATCACCGCGCTGCACGCGCTGCTCGACGACAGGCTCGCGCCGCGCGTCCGGATGCACGGCGTGCTCGTCGACGTCTTCGGCGTGGGCGTCTTGCTCGTCGGGTCGAGCGCGATCGGCAAGAGCGAGTGCGCGCTCGATCTCGTGATGCGCGGCCACAGGCTCGTCGCCGACGACGTCGTCGAGTGCGACTACCGGCCGCCGGGGATGGTCTTCGGCGCGCCCGCGCAGCTCCTTCGCCACCACCTCGAGGTGCGAGGCCTCGGGATCCTGAACGTGAAGGATCTGTTCGGCGTGACGGCGATCCGCGAGCGCAAGCGCATCGACGTCGTGGTGAAGCTGGTCGAGTGGTCGCACGACACCGAGTACGACAGGCTCGGGCTCGACGACAGGCACCACGCGATCCTGGGCGTGCGCGTGCGCGAGCTGGTCTTGCCGGTGCGGCCGGGGCGCGACATGGCCTCGATCATCGAGGTCGCGGCGCGCAACGAGCTGCTCAAGAACGCGGGGCACCACGCCGCGCGAGAGTTCTTTGGCAACCTCGAGGGGACGCTCCTCGGCGATCGCCCGCACGACGAGTCGGCGATGCCGCCGCCCGTGCGCGCGGGCGACACGCTGCCTTCGTTCAGCCGGAGCGTGCCCTCCTCCGAATTTCCGACGGGCGGGATGATACCGAGGCGAAACCGATGA
- a CDS encoding ATP-binding cassette domain-containing protein: protein MTAALAASGLAVRASGKTLLRGVSIEVLAGQVVGVFGPSGAGKTTLFRALAGEIAPAEGRVLLAGEDVTALALWERARRGLGYLPQTPSVLPDLSVRQNLAVFERLARGARKEGAADAIAIGRELGLEAHFDARAARLSGGERRRLELARALSASPRVLVCDEPFAAVDPLGASRVGDRLRALADAGAAVLVADHHVEAALRLCDRALLLLEGEIALDDTPARFRTHPLVRQRYAADDPWKPPEYG from the coding sequence ATGACCGCCGCGCTCGCGGCCTCGGGCCTCGCGGTGCGCGCGTCGGGCAAGACGCTCCTGCGCGGCGTGTCGATCGAGGTCCTCGCCGGTCAGGTCGTCGGCGTCTTCGGCCCGAGCGGCGCGGGCAAGACCACGCTCTTTCGCGCCCTCGCCGGCGAGATCGCTCCGGCCGAAGGTCGCGTGCTCCTCGCGGGCGAGGACGTCACCGCGCTGGCGCTCTGGGAGCGCGCGCGACGCGGGCTCGGCTACCTGCCGCAGACCCCGAGCGTCTTGCCGGATCTGAGCGTGCGTCAGAACCTCGCCGTCTTCGAGCGGCTCGCGCGTGGAGCGCGCAAGGAGGGGGCCGCCGACGCGATCGCGATCGGGCGCGAGCTCGGCCTCGAGGCGCACTTCGATGCGCGCGCGGCTCGGCTCTCGGGGGGCGAGCGCAGACGCCTCGAGCTTGCGCGGGCGCTGTCGGCGTCGCCGCGCGTCCTCGTCTGTGACGAGCCTTTTGCGGCCGTCGATCCGCTCGGCGCGTCGCGCGTCGGCGACCGGCTGCGCGCCCTCGCCGACGCGGGAGCGGCCGTGCTCGTGGCCGATCACCACGTCGAGGCGGCGCTGCGCTTGTGTGATCGCGCCTTGCTCCTGCTCGAGGGCGAGATCGCCTTGGATGACACGCCCGCCCGCTTCCGCACCCACCCGCTCGTGCGTCAACGCTATGCCGCGGACGATCCCTGGAAGCCGCCGGAATACGGGTAA
- a CDS encoding HPr family phosphocarrier protein yields the protein MSGEGSAQGRFTIINARGLHARAATKLVQTAGKFPCEVTLAGPDGQEANAKSVMGVLLLCGSTGTVLEVKARGQNADQAVAAIGQLIADRFGEPE from the coding sequence GTGAGCGGAGAAGGGTCGGCGCAGGGTCGGTTCACGATCATCAACGCGCGCGGCTTGCACGCGCGCGCCGCCACGAAGCTCGTGCAGACGGCGGGCAAGTTCCCGTGCGAGGTCACGCTGGCGGGCCCGGACGGGCAGGAGGCGAACGCCAAGAGCGTGATGGGCGTGCTCCTGCTCTGCGGCTCCACCGGCACGGTGCTCGAGGTGAAGGCGCGCGGGCAGAACGCCGATCAGGCCGTCGCGGCCATCGGCCAGCTCATCGCCGATCGCTTCGGAGAGCCCGAATGA
- the rapZ gene encoding RNase adapter RapZ, translated as MMDKSRVVVVTGLSGAGKSTALHALEDLGYFCVDNLPTSLVPSTIEACESGGVRRIALGIDVRVGSFLDGVGVALERIAAGRDVVILFLDASDEALLRRFNETRRPHPLSAAASRASGSSGGLAVLDGVHLERARLAPLRAKATIDLDTTRLSVHELRKQVIAHLGPGKAEAPRMATRFVSFGYKYGIPVDADLIFDVRFLDNPYFVPELRRLPGSHPAVRDFVLRNPEASELIEKIQILLEFSLPRHEREGKSYLTIGIGCTGGRHRSVALSEVLADNLRRKMQMPISVVHRDVGRAEHEAPPEPPATAEPSTAGEAGKG; from the coding sequence ATGATGGATAAGAGCCGCGTCGTGGTGGTCACCGGGCTGTCGGGCGCTGGCAAGTCGACGGCGCTGCATGCCCTCGAGGATCTCGGCTACTTCTGCGTCGACAACTTGCCGACGTCGCTCGTGCCCTCGACGATCGAGGCGTGCGAGAGCGGGGGCGTGCGCCGCATCGCGCTCGGCATCGACGTGCGCGTGGGGTCGTTCCTCGACGGCGTCGGCGTCGCGCTCGAGCGCATCGCAGCAGGGCGCGACGTCGTGATCCTCTTCCTCGACGCGAGCGACGAGGCGCTCCTGCGGCGCTTCAACGAGACGCGCCGCCCGCACCCGCTCTCGGCGGCGGCGTCGCGCGCGTCGGGTAGCTCGGGAGGGCTCGCGGTCCTCGACGGCGTGCACCTCGAGCGCGCGCGGCTCGCGCCCTTGCGCGCCAAGGCGACGATCGATCTCGACACGACGCGCCTCAGCGTCCACGAGCTGCGCAAGCAGGTGATCGCGCACCTCGGCCCGGGCAAGGCGGAGGCTCCGCGCATGGCGACGCGCTTCGTGTCGTTCGGGTACAAGTACGGCATCCCCGTCGACGCCGACCTCATCTTCGACGTCAGGTTCCTCGACAACCCCTATTTCGTCCCCGAGCTGCGCCGGCTCCCGGGCAGCCACCCGGCGGTGCGCGACTTCGTCCTGCGCAACCCCGAGGCGTCGGAGCTCATCGAGAAGATCCAGATCTTGCTCGAGTTTTCCCTCCCCCGTCACGAGCGCGAGGGGAAGAGCTACCTGACGATCGGCATCGGGTGTACCGGGGGGCGTCATCGCTCGGTGGCGCTCTCGGAGGTTTTGGCCGACAATCTCCGCCGCAAGATGCAGATGCCCATCTCGGTCGTACATCGCGACGTGGGCAGGGCGGAGCACGAGGCGCCGCCCGAGCCGCCGGCGACGGCCGAGCCGAGCACCGCAGGGGAGGCAGGCAAGGGGTGA
- a CDS encoding helix-turn-helix domain-containing protein, producing MPRRAQPQPLALKVGMRVRELRREKNLTIARLAKASGLSKGHVSNMEHGLVLMTLGTIVAIAKGLEIPPFLLILFPEDDPIAGIVERVRVEQGGDPVRAAQVLRQMVFGRGGPKRPPPDKGGGFASEDEGVVAARGSVRRGRCTKRRERGRVRPARTRRRPRRTSGCPRRTLLSPPACRGRHA from the coding sequence ATGCCCCGTCGAGCCCAGCCCCAACCGCTCGCCCTCAAGGTCGGAATGCGCGTGCGCGAGCTGCGGCGAGAAAAGAATCTCACCATCGCTCGTCTGGCCAAGGCCAGCGGGCTTTCCAAGGGCCACGTATCCAACATGGAGCACGGGCTCGTTTTGATGACGCTCGGGACAATCGTCGCGATCGCCAAGGGGCTCGAGATACCCCCATTTCTTCTGATCCTGTTCCCCGAGGACGACCCCATCGCCGGCATCGTCGAGCGCGTGCGCGTCGAGCAGGGGGGGGATCCGGTGCGGGCCGCGCAGGTGCTGCGCCAGATGGTGTTCGGCAGGGGAGGGCCCAAGCGCCCGCCGCCGGACAAGGGAGGCGGGTTCGCCTCGGAGGACGAAGGGGTTGTCGCGGCTCGCGGGTCAGTTCGACGCGGCCGTTGTACCAAGCGACGAGAGCGTGGTAGAGTTCGTCCTGCGCGAACACGGAGGCGACCTCGACGAACCTCTGGGTGCCCGCGCAGGACCCTTCTTTCGCCCCCCGCATGCCGGGGCCGGCATGCCTGA
- a CDS encoding helix-turn-helix domain-containing protein — translation MPRRKQADPIAAKVGERIRALRVERGMSMSAVAKAAGLSKGHVTNVERGFAQATVGTLVSAAHALGVPPSMLLVFPGEEPLGSMLEHLRVSDDDAEQTLLAMAPPPPPPPPEETPQETPQEDPPARPKRGRPKKR, via the coding sequence ATGCCGCGTCGTAAACAAGCCGACCCGATCGCCGCGAAGGTGGGCGAACGTATCCGTGCGCTGCGCGTCGAGCGCGGCATGTCGATGTCTGCGGTGGCCAAAGCGGCGGGCCTGTCGAAGGGTCACGTCACGAACGTCGAGCGCGGCTTCGCGCAGGCCACCGTGGGAACGCTGGTGTCGGCGGCGCACGCGCTCGGCGTGCCGCCCTCGATGCTGCTGGTCTTCCCAGGCGAGGAGCCGCTCGGCTCCATGCTCGAGCATCTGCGCGTCAGCGACGACGACGCCGAGCAAACCTTGCTAGCGATGGCGCCGCCGCCGCCTCCGCCGCCGCCGGAGGAGACGCCGCAAGAGACGCCGCAAGAGGATCCGCCAGCGCGGCCGAAGCGCGGGCGACCGAAGAAGCGCTGA
- a CDS encoding helix-turn-helix domain-containing protein, translated as MPRRPNPEPVAAKVGTRIRDLRQERGMSLAALADASGLSKGHMSSVERGLVLITVGTVVSAARALGVPPFVLLMFPEEEPLAAVIEHVRLSEGGDPDKAAAALRKIVFGQAGGKTPKLLTSKAVVAKSTPKAATKAPAGKPAATTRTPAARPAGKPAAPRAAARTAAAAPAVAPAPATKRRR; from the coding sequence ATGCCCCGTCGTCCGAATCCCGAGCCCGTCGCTGCCAAGGTGGGGACGCGCATCCGCGATCTCCGCCAGGAGCGCGGCATGTCGCTCGCCGCGCTCGCCGATGCGAGCGGCCTGTCCAAGGGGCACATGTCGAGCGTCGAGCGGGGACTCGTGCTCATCACCGTCGGCACCGTGGTCTCCGCGGCGCGCGCGCTCGGCGTTCCGCCGTTCGTCCTGCTCATGTTCCCCGAGGAAGAGCCGCTTGCCGCGGTGATCGAGCACGTTCGTCTGTCCGAAGGAGGCGACCCGGACAAGGCCGCCGCCGCCCTGCGCAAGATCGTGTTCGGGCAAGCGGGCGGCAAGACGCCCAAGCTCCTCACCTCCAAGGCCGTGGTGGCGAAGTCCACGCCCAAGGCCGCGACGAAGGCGCCCGCGGGCAAACCCGCCGCGACGACGCGGACGCCTGCGGCCAGGCCCGCGGGCAAACCCGCAGCGCCGAGGGCGGCCGCCAGAACGGCCGCTGCGGCGCCTGCAGTCGCGCCCGCCCCGGCCACCAAGCGCAGGCGCTGA
- a CDS encoding Ppx/GppA phosphatase family protein, with protein MARLAAIDIGSNAIRLRVVDVDPPLVTPEGTRFYPFRDVLVDRAPVRLGHDVFTKGRIEGGVIGAACEALKRFRASMDAAKVERYRAVATSAAREAANGDLFVERASREAGLHVEIIEGVEEARLVQLAVSERIAVGERTALLVDIGGGSTELTLLRGKIPVFSRSLPVGTVRLLEAFLESRGPIDAAKRRLLDEYIERVCDDAIRECREASDRPVDVVVGTGGNIESLADLCPMPIAFPEGRAIEVRAMRRLIDELSARSVDERVSAYNLRPDRADTIVPAAAVLCRITEAFGRESITAPGVGLKEGVLVDLARQHFIPRDFGGEAAAVTEACLRLGRRYHFDEQHGTLVARFAARLFDDLAARHRMSQRDRILLHAAALLHDIGDFVRYEGHHKHSYYIIAHSDLMGLAPDEREIVANVARYHRKSPPQLDHDNFRALSRDDRAKVKAMAAILRIADALDREHRAKVQGVASRIDGDTLVLELSGTDDRSLEEWTVAAKSGMLKDALGLDVRIVDAQGGASRATMPPPSRKTPVPART; from the coding sequence ATGGCCAGGCTCGCGGCGATCGACATCGGCTCCAACGCCATCCGCCTGCGCGTGGTCGACGTCGACCCGCCGCTCGTCACGCCGGAAGGCACCCGCTTCTACCCCTTCCGCGACGTGCTCGTCGACCGCGCCCCCGTGCGCCTCGGTCACGACGTCTTCACCAAGGGCCGCATCGAGGGCGGCGTCATCGGCGCCGCTTGCGAGGCCTTGAAGCGCTTCCGCGCCTCGATGGACGCCGCCAAGGTCGAGCGCTACCGCGCCGTCGCCACCAGCGCCGCCCGCGAGGCCGCGAACGGCGACCTCTTCGTCGAGCGCGCCTCCCGCGAGGCCGGCCTGCACGTCGAGATCATCGAGGGCGTCGAGGAGGCCCGCCTCGTGCAGCTCGCCGTCTCCGAGCGCATCGCCGTCGGAGAGCGCACCGCGCTGCTCGTCGACATCGGCGGCGGCTCGACCGAGCTGACCCTCCTGCGCGGCAAGATCCCGGTCTTCTCGCGCTCGCTGCCCGTGGGCACCGTCCGCCTGCTCGAGGCCTTCCTCGAGAGCCGCGGGCCCATCGACGCCGCCAAGCGCAGGCTGCTCGACGAGTACATCGAGCGCGTCTGCGACGACGCGATCCGCGAGTGCCGGGAGGCGAGCGACCGGCCGGTCGACGTCGTCGTCGGCACCGGCGGCAACATCGAGTCGCTCGCCGACCTCTGCCCCATGCCCATCGCCTTCCCCGAGGGCCGCGCCATCGAGGTGCGCGCGATGCGGCGGCTCATCGACGAGCTGTCCGCGCGCAGCGTCGACGAGCGCGTCTCGGCCTACAACCTGCGACCCGACCGCGCCGACACCATCGTCCCCGCGGCGGCCGTGCTCTGCCGCATCACCGAGGCCTTCGGGCGCGAGTCGATCACGGCGCCGGGCGTCGGGCTCAAGGAGGGCGTGCTCGTCGATCTCGCGCGCCAGCACTTCATCCCGCGCGACTTCGGCGGCGAGGCGGCGGCCGTCACCGAGGCCTGCTTGCGGCTCGGCCGGCGCTACCATTTCGACGAGCAGCACGGCACCCTCGTCGCGCGCTTCGCCGCCCGGCTCTTCGACGACCTCGCGGCGCGCCACCGGATGAGCCAGCGCGATCGGATCCTGTTGCACGCCGCCGCCCTGCTGCACGACATCGGCGACTTCGTGCGCTACGAGGGGCACCACAAGCACAGCTATTACATCATCGCCCACAGCGACCTGATGGGCCTCGCGCCGGACGAGCGCGAGATCGTGGCCAACGTGGCGCGCTATCACCGCAAGAGCCCGCCGCAGCTCGACCACGACAACTTCCGCGCCCTCTCGCGCGACGACCGGGCCAAGGTGAAGGCGATGGCGGCCATCCTGCGGATCGCCGACGCGCTCGACCGCGAGCACCGCGCCAAGGTGCAGGGCGTCGCCTCGCGCATCGACGGCGACACGCTCGTGCTCGAGCTGTCGGGCACCGACGACCGTTCGCTCGAGGAATGGACCGTCGCGGCGAAGAGCGGGATGCTGAAGGACGCCCTCGGCCTCGACGTGCGCATCGTCGACGCGCAGGGCGGCGCCTCCCGGGCGACCATGCCTCCGCCCTCCCGCAAGACGCCCGTCCCCGCGCGCACCTGA
- a CDS encoding helix-turn-helix domain-containing protein yields the protein MPETYAAKLGARMRDLRLERGLSLASLRQAGGLTPSQMSSAERGRVQVTMGTVAAVARALGLPAFVLMAFPDEDPLAQVLEEIRQAYGGNLNDASTDLGQRLLTRESKRRPSRRM from the coding sequence GTGCCGGAGACATATGCGGCGAAGCTCGGGGCGCGGATGCGGGATCTGCGGCTGGAGCGGGGGCTTTCGCTGGCGAGCCTGAGACAGGCGGGCGGGCTCACGCCGAGTCAGATGTCGAGCGCGGAGCGGGGGCGGGTGCAGGTCACGATGGGGACGGTGGCGGCGGTGGCGCGGGCGCTCGGGTTGCCGGCGTTCGTGCTGATGGCGTTTCCGGACGAGGATCCGCTCGCGCAGGTGCTCGAGGAGATCCGGCAGGCGTACGGCGGGAATCTGAACGACGCCTCGACCGATCTCGGGCAGCGGCTGCTGACGCGCGAGAGCAAGCGGCGGCCTTCGCGGCGGATGTGA
- the hpf gene encoding ribosome hibernation-promoting factor, HPF/YfiA family: protein MNITITFRQMVGTEAVKQHAHDKIAKLQRFLRQAMSAQVTLSVEGLEHIADVNISSGSQHFHARERSADMYASIDKVIDKLDRQIEADKNASLSRKRGGKSAGEFAAMASRAAEESGTGD, encoded by the coding sequence ATGAACATCACGATCACGTTCCGTCAGATGGTGGGGACCGAGGCGGTCAAGCAGCATGCACACGACAAGATCGCCAAGCTTCAGAGGTTCCTCCGCCAGGCGATGAGCGCCCAGGTCACTCTCTCGGTAGAGGGGCTCGAGCACATCGCGGACGTCAACATCTCGTCGGGTAGCCAGCACTTCCACGCCAGAGAGCGGAGCGCGGACATGTACGCCTCCATCGACAAGGTGATCGACAAGCTCGACCGTCAGATCGAAGCCGACAAGAACGCGTCGCTGTCCCGCAAGCGCGGCGGCAAGAGCGCGGGCGAGTTCGCCGCCATGGCCTCCCGCGCCGCCGAGGAGAGCGGAACGGGCGATTGA
- the ptsP gene encoding phosphoenolpyruvate--protein phosphotransferase → MSASERPPSPPEKLRGIAGSPGLAIGKAVVLGASRAACPRRSIGATDVEVEIRRFQEAVGRAQNELREVAQKLTDRSAEHSILEAYVLMAGDDVLADAVRRQIRHERRCAEWAVAEASDAIAKRLAAVDDPYLRERSHDVLFIGDRLLRAFGAGKPGAATLHVEGPSIVIAHDLSPADTAAMINEPVVGFVTEVGTRTSHTAIMARALEIPAVVGCTDAIARIQTGDLVVVDGLRGHVLVRPAALELDEARARGERHTALSRELSESRDRAPLTQDGVRVTLRANVELPAEAILARDHGAEGIGLYRTEFLYIDRTEPPTEEQQFEIFRAVVETMRPMPVTLRTFDIGGDKFISSLKLPPEMNPMLGLRAVRLALSQPDVFLDHLRAMVRASAFGEVRIMVPMIASLSELRQVRVLLDQAIAQVRERGQKCADHIPLGIMVEVPAAAVLVDLFAQEASFMSLGTNDLIQYALAVDRTSRSLAYLASPFDPAIVRLIRSVVRAGESWERPVSICGAMASDPLAAILLLGLGVRDFSMEAAAIPEIKEAFRRVSLAEAEVVAADAMRFGTAEEVEHAVAEAFAPRLYDLLTGER, encoded by the coding sequence ATGAGCGCGAGCGAGCGGCCACCTTCCCCACCCGAAAAGCTGCGGGGGATCGCCGGCTCGCCTGGGCTCGCGATCGGCAAGGCCGTCGTCCTCGGCGCGAGCCGCGCGGCATGCCCGCGACGATCGATCGGCGCGACCGACGTGGAGGTGGAGATACGCCGCTTCCAGGAGGCGGTAGGTCGCGCACAGAACGAGCTGCGTGAGGTCGCACAGAAGCTGACCGACCGCAGCGCCGAGCACTCGATCCTCGAGGCGTACGTGCTCATGGCGGGCGACGACGTGCTCGCCGACGCGGTGCGCCGGCAGATCCGGCACGAGCGCCGCTGCGCCGAGTGGGCCGTGGCCGAGGCCTCGGACGCGATCGCCAAGCGCCTCGCCGCCGTCGACGATCCGTACCTGCGCGAGCGCAGCCACGACGTCCTGTTCATCGGTGACCGGCTCTTGCGCGCGTTCGGCGCGGGCAAGCCCGGCGCTGCGACCCTGCACGTCGAGGGGCCGTCGATCGTCATCGCGCACGACCTGAGCCCGGCGGACACCGCGGCCATGATCAACGAGCCCGTGGTCGGGTTCGTGACCGAGGTCGGGACGCGGACGAGCCACACGGCGATCATGGCGCGCGCGCTCGAGATCCCGGCGGTCGTAGGGTGCACCGACGCGATCGCGCGCATCCAGACGGGGGACCTCGTGGTGGTCGACGGCCTACGCGGGCACGTGCTCGTGAGGCCTGCCGCGCTCGAGCTGGACGAGGCGCGGGCGCGGGGCGAGCGGCACACGGCGCTGTCGCGGGAGCTGTCGGAGTCGCGCGACAGGGCGCCGCTCACGCAGGACGGCGTGCGCGTCACGCTGCGCGCGAACGTCGAGCTGCCGGCGGAGGCGATCCTCGCGCGCGATCACGGCGCCGAGGGCATCGGCCTGTACCGCACCGAGTTTCTCTACATCGATCGCACCGAGCCGCCGACCGAGGAGCAGCAGTTCGAGATCTTCCGCGCGGTGGTCGAGACCATGCGCCCGATGCCCGTCACGCTGCGCACGTTCGACATCGGGGGCGACAAGTTCATCTCCAGCTTGAAGCTGCCGCCGGAGATGAACCCGATGCTGGGCTTGCGCGCGGTGCGGCTCGCGCTCTCGCAGCCCGACGTCTTCCTCGATCATCTGCGGGCGATGGTGCGCGCGAGCGCGTTCGGCGAGGTGCGCATCATGGTGCCGATGATCGCGAGCCTGAGCGAGCTGCGGCAGGTGCGCGTGCTGCTCGACCAGGCGATCGCGCAGGTGCGCGAGCGCGGGCAGAAGTGCGCCGATCACATCCCGCTCGGGATCATGGTCGAGGTGCCCGCGGCGGCGGTGCTCGTGGATCTGTTCGCGCAGGAGGCGTCGTTCATGAGCCTCGGCACGAACGATCTTATCCAGTACGCGCTGGCGGTCGATCGCACGAGCCGGTCGCTCGCGTACCTGGCGTCGCCGTTCGATCCTGCGATCGTGCGGCTCATCCGCTCGGTGGTGCGCGCGGGTGAGAGCTGGGAGCGTCCGGTGTCGATCTGCGGGGCGATGGCGAGCGATCCGCTCGCGGCCATCCTCCTGCTCGGGCTCGGCGTGCGCGACTTCTCGATGGAGGCCGCGGCGATCCCCGAGATCAAGGAGGCCTTCAGGCGCGTGAGCCTCGCGGAGGCGGAGGTCGTCGCCGCGGACGCGATGCGCTTCGGCACGGCCGAAGAGGTGGAGCACGCTGTGGCAGAGGCGTTTGCCCCGCGCCTTTACGATCTGTTGACTGGCGAGCGCTGA
- a CDS encoding alpha/beta fold hydrolase: MTPNLLSGITSHTIQTSRLRTHFLASGAPDGTPVLFIHGNCSSGRFYEETMAAMPAGLRCYAPDLRGYGDSEGAPVDATRGLRDFSDDLAAFLRHAEILRPGQRAHLVGWSIGGGVALQMAIDHPDLVGKLVLEAPMSPFGFGGTKGVEGAPCTPDFSGSGGGTANPEFVKRLAGKDASEESPFGPRQVMNQFYFKPPFRVERAREDLLVAEVLKMVVGDDHYPGDMTPGTGWPGVAPGTRGVNNALSPRYCNLSAFAGVSSRPEVLWVRGADDQIVSDASLFDFGFLGKVGAVPGWPGDEAYPPQPMVGQMRALLDAYRAEGGRVSEEVLPNVGHSPHIEAHGAFIDLVSRFFEAR, translated from the coding sequence ATGACCCCGAATCTCTTGTCCGGCATCACCTCCCACACGATCCAGACATCGCGCTTGCGCACGCACTTCCTCGCGAGCGGCGCGCCCGATGGCACGCCCGTGCTCTTCATCCACGGCAACTGCTCCTCGGGTCGGTTCTACGAGGAGACGATGGCGGCGATGCCCGCGGGCCTTCGCTGTTACGCGCCGGATCTGCGCGGCTACGGCGACAGCGAGGGCGCGCCCGTGGACGCGACGCGCGGGCTGCGGGACTTCTCCGACGATCTCGCGGCCTTCTTGCGGCACGCGGAGATCCTGAGGCCGGGCCAGCGGGCGCACCTCGTGGGGTGGTCGATCGGCGGCGGCGTCGCGCTGCAGATGGCGATCGATCATCCGGACCTCGTGGGCAAGCTGGTGCTCGAGGCGCCGATGTCGCCGTTTGGGTTTGGCGGTACGAAGGGGGTCGAGGGCGCGCCTTGCACGCCGGATTTCTCGGGCTCGGGCGGAGGCACGGCGAACCCCGAGTTCGTCAAGCGGCTCGCGGGCAAGGATGCCTCGGAAGAGAGCCCGTTCGGGCCGCGGCAGGTGATGAACCAGTTCTACTTCAAGCCGCCGTTCCGCGTGGAGCGGGCGCGCGAGGATCTCCTCGTGGCGGAGGTCCTCAAGATGGTGGTGGGCGACGATCACTACCCGGGGGACATGACGCCGGGGACGGGTTGGCCCGGGGTCGCGCCGGGGACGCGGGGCGTGAACAACGCGCTGTCGCCGCGGTACTGCAACCTGTCCGCGTTTGCCGGAGTTTCGTCGCGGCCGGAGGTGCTCTGGGTGCGGGGGGCGGACGATCAGATCGTCTCGGATGCGTCGCTCTTCGATTTCGGGTTCCTGGGCAAGGTCGGTGCGGTGCCGGGTTGGCCGGGGGACGAGGCGTATCCGCCGCAGCCGATGGTGGGTCAGATGCGGGCGCTGCTCGACGCGTATCGGGCAGAGGGCGGTCGGGTGAGCGAGGAGGTGCTGCCGAACGTGGGCCACTCGCCGCATATCGAGGCGCACGGGGCGTTCATTGACCTCGTCTCCCGATTCTTCGAAGCTCGATAA